In a genomic window of Saccharomyces kudriavzevii IFO 1802 strain IFO1802 genome assembly, chromosome: 2:
- the HTA2 gene encoding histone H2A (similar to Saccharomyces cerevisiae HTA2 (YBL003C); ancestral locus Anc_3.208) yields MSGGKGGKAGSAAKASQSRSAKAGLTFPVGRVHRLLRKGNYAQRIGSGAPVYLTAVLEYLAAEILELAGNAARDNKKTRIIPRHLQLAIRNDDELNKLLGNVTIAQGGVLPNIHQNLLPKKSAKTTKASQEL; encoded by the coding sequence atgTCCGGTGGTAAAGGTGGTAAAGCTGGTTCAGCTGCTAAAGCTTCTCAATCTAGATCTGCTAAAGCTGGTTTGACCTTCCCAGTCGGTAGAGTTCACAGGCTTTTGAGAAAAGGTAACTACGCTCAAAGAATTGGTTCTGGTGCTCCTGTCTATTTGACCGCCGTCTTAGAATATTTGGCCGCAGAAATATTGGAATTGGCTGGTAACGCCGCTAGAGATAACAAAAAGACCAGAATAATTCCAAGACATTTGCAATTGGCTATCagaaatgatgatgaattaaaCAAGTTGTTGGGTAACGTCACCATTGCTCAAGGTGGTGTCTTGCCAAACATTCATCAAAACTTGTTGCCAAAGAAGTCCGCCAAGACTACCAAAGCTTCTCAAGAATTGTAA
- the HTB2 gene encoding histone H2B (similar to Saccharomyces cerevisiae HTB2 (YBL002W); ancestral locus Anc_3.207) produces MSSAAEKKPASKAPAEKKPAAKKTSTSTDGKKRSKARKETYSSYIYKVLKQTHPDTGISQKSMSILNSFVNDIFERIATEASKLAAYNKKSTISAREIQTAVRLILPGELAKHAVSEGTRAVTKYSSSTQA; encoded by the coding sequence ATGTCCTCTGCTGCTGAAAAGAAACCTGCTTCTAAAGCCCCAGCTGAAAAGAAGCCAGCTGCCAAGAAAACGTCTACTTCTACCGATGGTAAGAAGAGATCTAAAGCTAGAAAGGAGACCTACTCTTCCTACATTTACAAAGTTTTGAAGCAAACTCACCCAGACACTGGTATTTCTCAAAAGTCCATGTCCATTTTGAACTCTTTCGTTAAcgatatctttgaaagaatcgCTACTGAAGCTTCTAAATTAGCTGCCTATAACAAGAAGTCCACTATATCTGCAAGAGAGATTCAAACCGCTGTGAGATTGATCTTGCCAGGTGAATTGGCCAAGCATGCTGTCTCCGAAGGTACTAGAGCTGTTACCAAGTACTCTTCCTCTACCCAAGCCTAA
- the ECM15 gene encoding Ecm15p (similar to Saccharomyces cerevisiae ECM15 (YBL001C); ancestral locus Anc_3.206), with the protein MPKIFCLADVCMVPIGTDSASISDFVALIEKKIRESSLKSTLHSAGTTIEGPWDEVMGLIGEIHEYGHEKGYVRVHTDIRVGTRTDKHQTAQDKIDVVLKKISQ; encoded by the coding sequence ATGCCCAAGATCTTTTGTTTAGCTGATGTGTGTATGGTTCCTATTGGCACCGATTCTGCTAGCATATCTGACTTTGTTGCGctgattgaaaaaaaaatcagagaGAGCTCATTAAAGAGCACTTTACACAGTGCTGGTACAACCATTGAAGGACCTTGGGATGAAGTGATGGGTTTGATTGGCGAAATTCATGAATACGGTCATGAAAAGGGGTATGTTAGAGTGCACACTGATATTCGTGTCGGGACTAGGACTGATAAGCATCAAACTGCCCAAGATAAGATCGATGttgttttgaagaaaatatctcAGTAA